A single genomic interval of Pseudomonadota bacterium harbors:
- a CDS encoding DUF6522 family protein, whose product MSPVPASAITIADGDITIDAELLAPKLSLSAEALKAEMRKGNVSSVAETGINEDAGRTRVTFRYRTQAWTVVVDPDGTLRDRLSFMLVESVAPAAKASPANTDHLSLLDLVRTAS is encoded by the coding sequence ATGAGTCCTGTTCCCGCATCAGCGATCACCATCGCAGACGGCGATATCACCATCGATGCCGAGCTGCTCGCGCCCAAGCTCAGCTTGTCGGCCGAAGCGCTGAAGGCCGAGATGCGTAAGGGCAACGTCTCCAGCGTCGCCGAGACAGGCATCAACGAGGACGCCGGACGCACACGGGTTACTTTCAGGTATCGCACGCAAGCCTGGACCGTGGTGGTCGATCCCGACGGTACATTGCGCGATCGATTGTCCTTCATGCTGGTCGAAAGCGTCGCGCCCGCCGCCAAAGCCTCGCCGGCGAACACCGATCACCTAAGTCTGCTCGACCTCGTCAGGACCGCATCATGA